From the Daphnia magna isolate NIES linkage group LG3, ASM2063170v1.1, whole genome shotgun sequence genome, one window contains:
- the LOC116919698 gene encoding fatty acid amide hydrolase 1: MQFDDSAKWLWESNMVLMLVGLVLIYLTFTIMEYTTKRRLMKQKISYKLDQAKKNLAKLEEELDNNENSVIAKRKHIVEFPIEDLLKKLQAGELNCIEVLKAYQAKALDVTKELNCVTEFIAEAEEWAKELDANAAATGKRKPLHGLPFSVKDNVSIVGYDCTAGISKFINQSAIEDAALVSAIRSLGAIPFCRTNVPQTLLSFGCSNPIWGSTKNPWCKDRTPGGSSGGEATLVAAGGSLLGIGSDIGGSIRIPAAFCGVFSIKPTSLRLSYKGFRKSAVGCIGIPSVPGILARDSKTVILLCKLLLDDGYIRRYFDPDLLPIPWNEQMFTVSSKLRIGYYEECDYFPCTPGVRRAIRIAKEKLEALGHELIPFLPPRVDYVISSVISMFYADQGRYVLEALSVDDIDPLLALQIKIALKLPHPVKQMIRPLLSLIAPRLAPCFMAAAGHQYRHSYQLWQGVLKQSEYKANFLSDWRNLNLDICIGPCFACPAPLAKDTGRLSPAFAYACLYNFLDFPAGIVPVTKETEQDQLMLLNGGYDFRDLVCKLVKKTTQGAIGLPIPVQVIGLPYQEEVVLRAMNLLESAIQN; the protein is encoded by the exons ATGCAGTTTGATGATAGTGCAAAATGGCTATGGGAGTCCAATATGGTGTTGATGTTGGTTGGACTTGTTCTAATTTACCTAACTTTCACAATTATGGAGTACACAACAAAGAGG AGACTTATGAAGCAAAAAATTAGCTACAAACTGgatcaagcaaaaaaaaatctagccaAGTTAGAAGAGGAACTTGATAACAATGAAAATTCAGTCATTGCCAAACGCAAGCATATAGTTGAGTTTCCCATAGAGGATTTGCTGAAAAAACTTCAAGCTGGAGAATTGAACTGCATTGAAGTACTTAAAGCATATCAGGCTAAG GCCCTAGATGTGACAAAAGAATTGAACTGTGTGACAGAATTCATTGCAGAAGCTGAG GAATGGGCTAAGGAATTGGATGCTAATGCTGCTGCCACAGGGAAGAGAAAGCCACTTCATGGTCTTCCTTTTAGCGTCAAAGATAACGTCAGTATTGTTGGTTATGATTGCACCGCTGGAATTTCGAAATTTATCAACCAATCTGCCATCGAAGATGCTGCCTTGGTTTCTGCAATCAGAAGCCTCGGTGCAATACCATTCTGCAGAACGAACGTCCCCCAAACATTGTTGAG ctttgGATGTAGTAATCCAATATGGGGTTCCACGAAAAATCCGTGGTGTAAAGATCGGACGCCGGGAGGCTCCTCTGGTGGAGAAGCTACTTTGGTTGCTGCTGGAGGTTCACTGCTTG GAATCGGTAGTGATATTGGAGGAAGTATTCGTATTCCAGCAGCTTTTTGCGGAGTTTTTTCCATCAAGCCAACTAGTTTAAGACTCAG CTACAAAGGATTCAGGAAATCTGCTGTCGGTTGTATTGGAA TTCCTTCTGTACCTGGAATATTGGCACGAGATTCCAAAACTGTGATTTTGCTCTGCAAACTGCTGCTTGACGATGGTTACATTCGAAGATACTTTGATCCCGATCTGCTACCAATACCCTGGAACGAACAA aTGTTTACCGTTTCGAGTAAGTTGCGAATAGGCTATTATGAAGAATGCGACTACTTTCCCTGCACGCCTGGCGTCCGTCGCGCCATCAGGATAGCTAAGGAAAAATTGGAGGCGTTAGGACATGAATTGATTCCGTTTTTGCCACCGCGAGTTGACTATGTTATTAGTTCAGTCATTAGCATGTTTTACGCGGATCAAGGAAGATACGTTTTGGAAGCGCT CTCAGTTGACGACATCGATCCATTACTCGCCTTACAAAttaaa ATTGCTCTGAAGCTACCGCATCCTGTAAAACAAATGATTCGACCGTTACTCTCTTTGATCGCCCCTCGTCTCGCACCCTGCTTCATGG CTGCTGCGGGCCACCAATATCGACACTCGTACCAATTGTGGCAGGGGGTCTTGAAACAAAGCGAGTATAAAGCGAATTTCCTCTCCGATTGGCGGAACTTGAACTTGGATATCTGCATCGGTCCATGCTTTGCTTGTCCAGCTCCATTAGCCAAAGACACGGGCCGGCTTTCAC CCGCGTTTGCCTATGCTTGTCTTTACAACTTTTTGGATTTTCCTGCTGGCATCGTACCGGTCACGAAAGAAACGGAACAAGACCAACTGATGCTGTTGAATGGCGGTTACGATTTTAGAGACTTGGTCTGCAAACTGGTGAAAAAG acTACCCAAGGAGCTATCGGTTTGCCAATACCAGTACAAGTCATTGGACTTCCTTATCAAGAAGAAGTCGTACTTCGTGCAATGAACCTTCTCGAGTCcgcgattcaaaattga